One Setaria italica strain Yugu1 chromosome II, Setaria_italica_v2.0, whole genome shotgun sequence DNA segment encodes these proteins:
- the LOC111256214 gene encoding uncharacterized protein LOC111256214 encodes MASSSTQDPSEPPKTPRPIFIPHWRWRRPRLPASAPATATTPHAVFIPHRRRRRPGLPAPSSSRIGTGGGPALSLYRTGAALDSLPHRRRPRFPAMSPSCIGTASARGIATGRQGGSARNRRWRWQPGFELGWAVHGTCIRVHVRRHLREQNAGLQGVSYGSATLATEMVKTPALLASKEINQLKRTPSYNLRIHSNKKS; translated from the exons GCAAGATCCATCCGAGCCACCGAAGACTCCGCGCCCCATCTTCATCCCGCattggcgctggcggcggccacgactccccgcatcggcgccggcgacggccacgACTCCCCACGCCGTCTTCATCCcgcatcggcgccggcggcggccaggacTCCCCGCCCCGTCTTCATCTCgcatcggcaccggaggcggcCCCGCCCTATCTCTCTACCGCACCGGCGCCGCCCTCGATTCCCTACCGCATCGGCGCCGCCCTCGATTCCCCGCCATGTCTCCCTCCTGCATCGGCACGGCCTCCGCGCGAGGAATAGCCACCGGCCGGCAGGGTGGGTCTGCGCGCAacaggcggtggcggtggcagcccGGTTTCGAATTAG GATGGGCAGTGCATGGCACTTGTATACGAGTACATGTCAGAAGGCACCTACGAGAGCAGAATGCAG GTCTGCAAGGCGTTTCATACGGTTCTGCAACCCTTGCAACTGAAATGGTGAAAACTCCTGCCTTGTTGGCATCAAAGGAAATAAACCAGCTGAAAAGGACACCATCCTATAACTTAAGGATCCATTCTAATAAGAAATCTTGA
- the LOC101764262 gene encoding histone H2B.2 has translation MAPKAEKKPAAKKPAEEEPAAEKAPAGKKPKAEKRLPAGKSSAGKDGEGKKGKKKAKKSVETYKIYIFKVLKQVHPDIGISSKAMSIMNSFINDIFEKLAGEAAKLARYNKKPTITSREIQTSVRLVLPGELAKHAVSEGTKAVTKFTSS, from the coding sequence ATGGCGCCTAAGGCGGAGAAGAAGCCGGCGGCGAAGAAGCcagcggaggaggagcccgcggcCGAGAAGGCCCCGGcggggaagaagcccaaggcgGAGAAGCGCCTCCCCGCGGGCAAGTCCAGCGCCGGCAAGGACGGCGAGGGCAAGAAGGgcaagaagaaggccaagaagaGCGTCGAGACCTACAAGATCTACATCTTCAAGGTGCTCAAGCAGGTGCACCCGGACATCGGCATCTCCTCCAAGGCCATGTCCATCATGAACTCCTTCATCAACGACATCTTCGAGAagctcgccggcgaggccgccaAGCTCGCCCGCTACAACAAGAAACCCACCATCACCTCCCGCGAGATCCAGACCTCCGTCCGCCTCGTTCTCCCCGGGGAGCTCGCCAAGCACGCCGTCTCCGAGGGCACCAAGGCTGTCACCAAGTTCACCTCATCTTAG
- the LOC111256253 gene encoding uncharacterized protein LOC111256253 — MERQFGGASCGGRPLRSVTITHHYLLAVRPLNRVTIIPVPSSFHLHTERSEGLAWTRSGVVAAAAVLVKLDGLVPREKKREILASFFVRTFKRFARTGIWNCGVNRDPSLLG; from the exons ATGGAACGGCAGTTCGGCGGCGCGAGTTGCGGAGGCCGCCCGCTCCGGTCAGTAACCATCACACATCACTACCTCCTCGCGGTTCGTCCGCTGAACCGAGTGACTATTATTCCCGTCCCCTCATCATTCCATCTGCACACCGAGCGCTCGGAAGGGCTCGCGTGGACGCGCTCGGGGgtcgttgcggcggcggcggtcctgGTCAAGCTCGATGGTCTTGTTCCTCGCG AAAAGAAGAGGGAAATATTGGCATCTTTTTTCGTCAGAACCTTCAAAAGATTTGCTAGAACAGGGATCTGGAATTGTGGAGTGAACAGGGATCCTTCTTTACTGGG GTAA
- the LOC101765486 gene encoding auxin-responsive protein SAUR36 produces MISTKRIALLSKQWQRMAALGRKQLAWRTAKEANECCTSVAGKGHCVVYSADGRRFEVPLVYLGTTVFAELLQMSQEEFGFVSDGRITLPCDAAVMEYAMCLLRRGTSAEVEKAFLSTMAVSCHYASFAASSLGISQQVSVCTS; encoded by the coding sequence ATGATCAGCACCAAAAGGATTGCTCTGCTGTCCAAGCAATGGCAGAGGATGGCTGCACTGGGTAGGAAGCAGCTCGCTTGGCGGACGGCAAAGGAAGCCAATGAGTGCTGCACCTCTGTGGCAGGCAAGGGTCACTGCGTGGTGTACTCAGCCGATGGGAGGCGGTTCGAGGTGCCACTGGTGTATCTTGGCACGACAGTCTTCGCGGAGCTCCTGCAAATGTCCCAGGAGGAGTTTGGCTTCGTGAGCGATGGGCGGATCACCCTTCCTTGTGATGCTGCAGTCATGGAGTATGCCATGTGCCTGCTCAGAAGAGGCACCTCAGCAGAAGTAGAGAAGGCATTTCTGAGCACCATGGCAGTTTCATGCCACTATGCAAGCTTTGCAGCATCATCTCTTGGAATTAGCCAGCAAGTTTCTGTTTGCACCTCCTAA
- the LOC101765092 gene encoding auxin-responsive protein SAUR36, with the protein MINAKRIAQLAKKWQRMATLGRKRLSWGVAKEADECCTSVASKGHCVVYTADKRRFEVPLAYLGTPVFAELLRISQEEFGFVSNGRITLPCDAAVMEYTMCLLRRGSSVELEKAFLSTMAASYHYASCVAPSVEVSHQVAICSS; encoded by the coding sequence ATGATCAACGCCAAGAGGATTGCTCAGCTGGCCAAGAAGTGGCAGAGGATGGCAACATTGGGGAGAAAGCGGCTCTCCTGGGGGGTGGCAAAGGAAGCTGATGAGTGCTGCACCTCCGTGGCCAGCAAGGGCCACTGCGTGGTGTACACTGCCGACAAGAGGAGGTTCGAAGTTCCACTGGCATACCTCGGCACACCGGTATTCGCAGAGCTCCTGCGGATATCCCAGGAGGAGTTTGGCTTCGTGAGCAATGGGCGGATCACACTTCCTTGTGATGCTGCAGTAATGGAGTACACCATGTGCCTGCTCAGGAGAGGTTCCTCTGTAGAGTTAGAGAAAGCATTCCTGAGCACCATGGCAGCATCATACCACTATGCTAGCTGTGTGGCACCATCTGTAGAAGTTAGCCATCAGGTCGCTATTTGCAGCTCCTAG
- the LOC101765895 gene encoding auxin-responsive protein SAUR36 has protein sequence MISAKRLAQMARKWQRMAALARKRLMPTPAKETEGSSCSSSTSSVAGKGHCMVYSADGRRFEVPLAYLATAIFSELLSLSQEEFGFAGDDGRITLPCEAAVVEYVMCLLRRNASEEVEAAFLSSIARPCHYGSGLAQSMGVSQQLCCF, from the coding sequence ATGATCAGTGCCAAGAGACTCGCTCAGATGGCAAGAAAGTGGCAAAGAATGGCCGCTCTCGCGAGGAAGAGGCTCATGCCCACCCCGGCGAAAGAGACCGAGGGATcgtcctgcagcagcagcacgtcgTCGGTGGCCGGCAAGGGCCACTGCATGGTGTACTCAGCTGACGGCAGGCGGTTTGAGGTCCCGCTGGCGTACCTCGCCACGGCGATCTTCAGCGAGCTCCTGAGCCTGTCGCAAGAGGAGTTCGGGTTCGCCGGTGATGACGGCAGGATCACACTGCCATGTGAAGCTGCGGTGGTGGAGTACGTCATGTGCTTGCTTAGGAGAAACGCCTCAGAAGAGGTCGAGGCGGCTTTCCTGAGCTCCATAGCGAGGCCCTGCCACTATGGAAGTGGCTTGGCGCAATCCATGGGAGTTAGTCAGCAGCTTTGCTGTTTCTAG
- the LOC101767128 gene encoding auxin-responsive protein SAUR36: MISAKRVAQLAKKWQRMAALGRKRLSWGAAKEADECCTSVAGKGHCVVYTVDGRRFEVPLAYLTKTVFTELLQMSHEEFGFTSDGRITIPCDAAAMEYVMCLLRRSASAEIERAFLSTMAVPCHYAYCAAPSAGLSQPVVVCSS, translated from the coding sequence ATGATCAGTGCCAAGAGGGTTGCTCAGCTGGCAAAGAAGTGGCAAAGAATGGCCGCGTTGGGGAGAAAGCGGCTCTCCTGGGGGGCAGCAAAGGAAGCCGATGAGTGCTGCACCTCTGTGGCAGGCAAGGGCCACTGTGTTGTGTATACGGTTGATGGGAGGCGGTTTGAGGTGCCACTGGCGTACCTCACCAAGACTGTCTTCACAGAGCTCTTGCAGATGTCCCATGAGGAGTTTGGCTTCACGAGTGATGGGAGGATCACAATCCCATGTGATGCTGCAGCCATGGAGTATGTTATGTGCCTGCTCAGAAGAAGTGCCTCTGCTGAGATAGAGAGGGCATTCCTGAGCACCATGGCAGTGCCATGCCACTATGCATACTGTGCAGCACCATCAGCAGGACTTAGTCAACCAGTTGTTGTATGCAGCTCCTAA
- the LOC101766717 gene encoding auxin-responsive protein SAUR36, translated as MISAKRLVQMARKWQRMAALATKRLTSTPATETDGSSCSMSSVAGKGHCVVYSADGRRFEVPLAYLGTTVFVELLSMSQEEFGFAGDDGRITLPCDAAVMEYVMCLLRREASEEVERAFLSSMAKSCHYGNSLTQPMGVAVTSF; from the coding sequence ATGATCAGTGCGAAGAGACTTGTTCAAATGGCAAGGAAGTGGCAAAGAATGGCGGCCCTCGCAACGAAGAGGCTCACGTCGACACCGGCTACAGAGACTGACGGATCATCATGCAGCATGTCATCGGTGGCCGGCAAGGGCCATTGTGTGGTGTATTCAGCTGACGGCAGGCGGTTTGAGGTCCCGCTGGCATACCTCGGCACGACGGTCTTCGTAGAACTCCTGAGCATGTCGCAGGAGGAGTTCGGGTTTGCAGGCGACGACGGCAGGATCACACTGCCTTGCGATGCTGCGGTGATGGAGTATGTGATGTGCTTGCTTAGGAGAGAGGCCTCTGAAGAGGTCGAAAGGGCGTTCCTGAGCTCCATGGCGAAGTCTTGCCACTATGGAAATAGCTTGACGCAGCCCATGGGAGTCGCTGTTACTAGCTTTTGA
- the LOC101766308 gene encoding auxin-responsive protein SAUR36, with protein MVSAKRLVQMAKKWQRMAALARKRITSAPAKETEGSPCSTSSVAGKGHCVVYSADGRRFEVPLAYLGTAIFGELLSLSLEEFGFAGDDGRITLPCDAAVMEYVLCLLRRDASEEVVRAFLLSSMARPCHYGNGLVKSVGVSQEVAVSSF; from the coding sequence atggTCAGTGCCAAGAGACTCGTCCAAATGGCGAAGAAGTGGCAGAGAATGGCCGCCCTGGCAAGGAAGCGGATCACGTCGGCGCCGGCGAAAGAAACCGAAGGGTCGCCGTGCAGCACATCGTCGGTGGCCGGCAAGGGCCACTGCGTGGTGTACTCGGCCGACGGCCGGCGGTTCGAGGTCCCGCTGGCGTACCTCGGAACGGCGATCTTCGGCGAGCTCCTGAGCCTGTCGCTGGAGGAGTTCGGGTTCGCCGGCGATGACGGCAGGATCACGCTGCCCTGCGATGCCGCCGTGATGGAGTACGTATTGTGTTTGCTCAGAAGAGACGCATCGGAAGAGGTCGTGAGGGCTTTCCTCCTGAGCTCCATGGCGAGGCCTTGCCACTATGGAAATGGCTTGGTGAAATCTGTGGGTGTTAGCCAGGAAGTTGCTGTTTCTAGCTTCTGA
- the LOC101781842 gene encoding uncharacterized protein LOC101781842 yields MQLKDAASAARAAAESAERAASAANAPADFANKNNHPFDEVEDCKDSAHEYTHPRKRQSMSNSSRPSRKEHTDAFDELKPHGGKASSTGSFSGTNHVEDTVNYPADLDTRKTRRRNSRAARKVHSEIKFDDSEGLYSESEDENDVEIQSVERPLPPTREPFSENRHSEEEGPDNDFPELPKANHQSRVHPNMPLDYETLTARFEALKIGKLP; encoded by the coding sequence ATGCAATTGAAAGATGCTGCTTCAGCTGCTCGAGCAGCTGCAGAGTCTGCTGAGAGAGCAGCATCTGCTGCCAATGCTCCAGCTGATTTTGCCAATAAGAACAACCACCCATTTGATGAAGTCGAAGATTGCAAAGATTCAGCTCATGAATACACTCATCCCCGCAAGAGGCAGTCAATGAGCAACTCAAGCAGACCATCCAGGAAAGAACACACAGATGCCTTTGATGAACTAAAACCCCACGGAGGGAAAGCATCCAGCACAGGAAGCTTCAGCGGAACGAACCACGTGGAAGACACAGTTAACTATCCTGCGGATTTGGACACTAGGAAGACACGCAGAAGGAACAGCCGTGCTGCTCGGAAGGTGCACTCAGAGATTAAGTTTGATGATTCTGAGGGACTGTATTCAGAGTCAGAGGATGAAAATGATGTGGAGATACAGTCGGTAGAAAGACCACTACCTCCTACGAGAGAGCCTTTTTCAGAAAACCGTCACTCTGAAGAGGAAGGGCCAGATAATGATTTCCCTGAGCTGCCAAAGGCAAACCATCAATCTCGTGTTCATCCAAATATGCCTCTCGACTACGAAACTCTCACTGCACGCTTTGAGGCGCTCAAGATCGGCAAGCTTCCGTAG
- the LOC101767527 gene encoding auxin-responsive protein SAUR36: MISAKRIAQLAKKWQRMAALGRKRLAWGTAASKEAGECSTSVSVASKGHCAVYSADGARFEVPLACLGTAVFAELLRMSREEFGFAGGDGGRITLPCDAAVVEYAMCLLRRGASAELEQAFLSTMATSCRYASRVAPCVGAGQQVAV, encoded by the coding sequence ATGATCAGCGCCAAGAGGATCGCTCAGCTAGCCAAGAAGTGGCAGAGGATGGCGGCGCTCGGGAGGAAGCGCCTCGCCTGGGGGACGGCGGCGTCCAAGGAAGCCGGCGAGTGCTCCACCTCCGTCTCCGTGGCGAGCAAGGGCCACTGCGCGGTGTACAGCGCCGACGGGGCGCGGTTCGAGGTGCCGCTGGCGTGCCTCGGCACCGCGGTCTTCGCGGAGCTCCTGCGGATGTCGAGGGAGGAGTTCGGCttcgcgggcggcgacggcggcaggatCACGCTGCCCTGCGACGCCGCGGTCGTGGAGTACGCCATGTGCTTGCTCAGGAGGGGCGCCTCCGCCGAGCTGGAGCAGGCGTTCCTCAGCACCATGGCGACGTCGTGCCGCTACGCGAGCCGTGTGGCGCCGTGCGTAGGAGCCGGACAGCAGGTTGCTGTCTAG
- the LOC101767931 gene encoding auxin-responsive protein SAUR36, with product MVSAKRLVQMAKKWQRMAGLARKRITSAPAKETEGPCSTSTSVAGKGCCVVYSADGRRFEVPLAYLGTAVFGELLNMSQEEFGFAGDDGRITLPCDAAVMEYVLCLLRRDASEEVVRAFLSSMARPCHYGNGLAQSMGVSQQVAVASF from the coding sequence ATGGTCAGCGCCAAGAGACTCGTTCAGATGGCGAAGAAGTGGCAGCGAATGGCTGGCCTGGCGAGGAAGCGGATCACATCGGCGCCGGCAAAGGAAACCGAAGGGCCCTGCAGCACGTCGACGTCGGTGGCCGGCAAGGGTTGCTGCGTCGTGTACTCGGCCGACGGCCGGAGGTTCGAGGTCCCGCTGGCGTACCTCGGCACGGCGGTCTTCGGCGAGCTCCTGAACATGTCGCAGGAGGAGTTCGGGTTCGCCGGCGATGATGGCAGGATCACGCTGCCCTGCGATGCTGCCGTGATGGAGTACGTGTTGTGTTTGCTCAGAAGAGACGCATCGGAAGAGGTCGTGAGGGCGTTCCTGAGCTCCATGGCGAGGCCTTGCCACTATGGAAATGGCTTGGCGCAATCTATGGGTGTTAGCCAGCAAGTAGCTGTTGCTAGCTTCTGA